In Amaranthus tricolor cultivar Red isolate AtriRed21 chromosome 3, ASM2621246v1, whole genome shotgun sequence, a single window of DNA contains:
- the LOC130807804 gene encoding uncharacterized protein LOC130807804, with amino-acid sequence MAITKRNTLDTQSTPLPPLPPPTSTQHAIHIPNNNNNDLQQIPFESVSNYEQTREQRIKENRERLQKLGIVDLTLQLNSLVSTKRIPRRNFDRKTPIKSLPLASADPPRRSSRLQNAPPVTYTEPKEDKSRRSRDFVLEEGAKPEVYTEEHEKMLGDTEMPWTFFVDGYRADGTRIYDPINGKTCHQCRQKTLGQRTHCSKCKLVQGQFCGDCLIMRYGEHVVEANQNPNWVCPPCRGICNCSLCRGAKGWIPTGAIYRRIKSLGFKSVAHYLITTKRAPPDSENCSDALPSAKRALPFEGLEMTNDDGSDDKAIVVLTEKNPQSENDYTTELKSASKPADDVGRSRNKSTKENTDAGSESVRASDESVPKPRGVGRPRRSLKKENTDAGQESGRASDESVSKPRCVGRPGKSSKKENTDAGEESVRASDESIPKPRCVGRPRKSSKKEKTDAGEESARASAESIPKSRCVGRPRKSSKKEKTDAGEESARASDESIPKLRCVGRPRRSSTKEKTDAGKESVLAIVDLVPKPSGTGRPQKRLKKENTDTGEKSARASDESIPKPRCVGRPRKSSKKEKTDAGEESARASDKSNRKTRCVGRPRRSSMKEKTDAGKESVLAIVDLVPKPSGIGRPQKRLKKENTDAGEESARANDESIPKPRCVGRPRKSSKKEKTDDGEESMRAIDGSVPKPSGIERPRKRSKKDNTDAGEESIRVIGTVSDMNSPVASTLTSNESNSNLRRSTRISKKEKVDVLEESEKTNATTEDESIVAMKGLKTPNSSDSKADSIARRLRSRNKT; translated from the exons ATGGCGATTACAAAGAGGAATACACTAGATACTCAATCAACACCACTCCCTCCTCTTCCCCCTCCTACTAGTACACAACATGCCATACACATtccaaacaacaacaacaatgatcTACAACAAATCCCCTTTGAATCAGTTTCAAATTATGAGCAAACTAGAGAACAAAGAATCAAAGAAAACCGTGAACGTTTACAAAAACTCGGCATTGTTGATCTTACTCTTCAACTCAACTCTCTTGTTTCAACTAAACGAATTCCCAGACGTAATTTTGACAGAAAAACTCCCATAAAGTCTCTTCCTTTGGCTTCTGCTGATCCTCCTCGCCGTTCTTCTAG GCTGCAAAATGCGCCACCGGTGACCTACACAGAGCCAAAGGAGGATAAATCAAGAAGATCTCGTGACTTTGTGTTGGAAGAGGGCGCAAAGCCTGAGGTTTATACCGAAGAGCATGAAAAGATGTTGGGAGATACTGAGATGCCCTGGACCTTTTTCGTCGATGGGTATAGAGCGGATGGAACCCGGATTTATGATCCAATTAATGGGAAGACTTGCCATCAGTGCCG GCAGAAGACTCTTGGGCAACGTACTCACTGCAGCAAATGCAAACTTGTTCAAGGACAGTTTTGTGGGGATTGTCTTATAATGAG ATATGGGGAACATGTGGTGGAAGCCAATCAAAACCCAAATTGGGTTTGCCCTCCTTGTCGTGGGATTTGCAACTGCAGCTTGTGTCGCGGAGCAAAAGGATGGATTCCAACTGGGGCTATCTACAGAAGG ATCAAGAGTTTAGGATTCAAATCAGTGGCACATTATCTCATTACAACAAAACGTGCTCCTCCAGATTCAGAGAACTGTTCTGATGCTCTGCCATCTGCAAAAAGAGCTTTACCTTTTGAGGGCTTAGAGATGACTAATGATGATGGTTCGGATGACAAGGCCATAGTTGTGCTGACTGAAAAAAACCCACAATCTGAAAATGATTATACAACTGAACTTAAGTCAGCTTCAAAGCCGGCAGATGATGTTGGTAGATCGAGAAATAAGTCTACAAAAGAAAATACTGATGCTGGTTCAGAATCAGTGAGAGCAAGTGATGAGTCCGTTCCAAAGCCCAGGGGTGTTGGAAGACCACGGAGGAgtttaaagaaagaaaatactGATGCTGGTCAGGAATCAGGGAGAGCAAGTGATGAGTCAGTCTCGAAGCCTAGATGTGTTGGAAGACCAGGGAAGAGttcaaagaaagaaaatacTGATGCGGGTGAAGAATCAGTGCGAGCAAGTGATGAGTCAATTCCAAAGCCTAGGTGTGTGGGAAGACCACGGAAGAgttcaaagaaagaaaaaactGATGCGGGTGAAGAATCCGCGCGAGCAAGTGCTGAGTCAATTCCAAAGTCTAGGTGTGTGGGAAGACCACGGAAGAgttcaaagaaagaaaaaactGATGCGGGTGAAGAATCAGCGCGAGCAAGTGATGAGTCAATTCCAAAGCTTAGGTGTGTTGGAAGACCGCGGAGGAgttcaacaaaagaaaaaactgATGCTGGTAAGGAATCAGTGCTAGCAATTGTTGATTTAGTTCCAAAGCCTAGCGGTACTGGAAGACCCCAGAAGAGATTGAAGAAAGAAAATACTGATACAGGTGAAAAATCAGCTCGAGCAAGTGATGAGTCAATTCCAAAGCCTAGGTGTGTCGGAAGACCACGGAAGAgttcaaagaaagaaaaaactGATGCTGGTGAAGAATCAGCGCGAGCAAGTGATAAGTCAAATCGAAAGACTAGGTGTGTTGGAAGACCGCGGAGGAGTTCAATGAAAGAAAAAACTGATGCTGGTAAGGAATCAGTGCTAGCAATTGTTGATTTAGTTCCAAAGCCTAGCGGTATTGGAAGACCCCAGAAGAGATTGAAGAAAGAAAATACTGATGCGGGTGAAGAATCAGCTCGAGCAAATGATGAGTCAATTCCAAAGCCTAGGTGTGTCGGAAGACCACGGAAGagttcaaagaaggaaaaaacTGATGATGGTGAGGAATCAATGCGAGCAATTGATGGCTCAGTTCCAAAGCCTAGCGGTATTGAAAGACCAAGGAAGAGATCAAAGAAAGATAATACTGATGCCGGTGAAGAATCCATTAGAGTAATTGGAACTGTTTCCGACATGAATAGTCCAGTTGCTTCTACTTTAACATCTAACGAGTCAAACTCGAACCTTAGAAGATCAACAAGGATTTCCAAGAAAGAAAAAGTTGATGTTCTCGAGGAGTCTGAGAAAACAAATGCGACCACTGAAGATGAATCTATTGTCGCCATGAAAGGTTTAAAGACTCCAAACAGTTCAGATTCCAAGGCTGACAGCATTGCTAGAAGGTTAAGGTCAAGGAACAAAACATAA